The following are from one region of the Pseudorasbora parva isolate DD20220531a chromosome 12, ASM2467924v1, whole genome shotgun sequence genome:
- the fbxl3b gene encoding F-box/LRR-repeat protein 3 — translation MKRGQMGVCEEGGPGPGAPEVCKRLRGADSEDECGSDGPDWSLMPEEILLQILQLLPLLDRAFASQVCRGWNRAFHMPELWRCFEFELNQPASSYLKATHPDLIKQIITRHSNHLQYVSFKVDSSTESAEAACDILSQLVNCSLKTLGLISTARPSFMELPKSHFISALTVVFVNSKSLSSLKIDDTPVDDPSLKVLVANNSDTLKLLKMSSCPHVSPAGILCVADQCHGLRELALNYHLLSDELLLALSSERHVHLEHLRIDVVSENPGQHFHSIQKSSWDAMLRHSPNFSLVMYFYLYEDEFGPFFRHEVPVTHLYFGRSVSKEVLGRVGLTCPRLVELVVCANGLRPLDEELIRIADRCKHLSAIGLGECEVSCSAFVEFVKMCGGRLSQLSIMEEVLMPDNQYGLDDIHWEVSKHLGRVWFPDMMPTW, via the exons ATGAAGCGGGGCCAGATGGGAGTGTGTGAGGAGGGTGGGCCGGGCCCCGGGGCCCCTGAGGTCTGCAAGCGGCTCCGAGGGGCCGACTCTGAGGACGAGTGTGGCTCTGACGGGCCGGACTGGAGCCTGATGCCTGAGGAGATTCTCCTGCAGATCCTCCAGCTGCTGCCTCTGCTGGACCGGGCCTTCGCCTCGCAGGTGTGCCGCGGATGGAACCGGGCCTTCCACATGCCGGAGCTCTGGAGGTGCTTCGAGTTCGAGCTCAACCAGCCGGCCAGCTCATACCTGAAGGCCACACACCCCGACCTCATCAAGCAGATTATCACACGCCACTCCAACCACCTGCAGTACGTCAGCTTcaag gtggaCAGCAGCACTGAATCTGCAGAAGCAGCGTGTGACATTCTCTCTCAGCTGGTCAACTGCTCTCTGAAGACCCTTGGGCTCATTTCCACTGCAAGACCCTCTTTCATGGAGCTGCCTAAA TCTCACTTCATCTCTGCGCTGACGGTGGTGTTCGTGAACTCTAAATCTCTGTCCTCTCTGAAGATCGATGACACTCCAGTGGACGATCCGTCACTCAAAGTGCTGGTGGCCAATAACAGCGACACGCTGAAGCTGCTGAAGATGAGCAGCTGTCCACACGTGTCTCCGGCAG gTATCCTGTGTGTGGCGGATCAGTGCCACGGGCTCCGCGAGCTGGCTCTGAACTATCACCTGTTGAGCGATGAGCTGCTGCTGGCGCTGTCGTCCGAACGCCACGTCCATCTGGAGCATCTGCGCATCGACGTGGTGAGCGAGAATCCCGGACAACACTTCCACTCCATCCAGAAGAGCAGCTGGGACGCCATGCTGCGGCACTCGCCCAACTTCAGCCTGGTCATGTACTTCTACCTGTATGAGGACGAGTTCGGGCCCTTCTTCAGGCACGAGGTTCCGGTCACTCACCTGTACTTCGGCCGCTCGGTCAGTAAGGAGGTGTTGGGCCGCGTGGGGCTCACCTGTCCGCGGCTGGTGGAGCTGGTGGTGTGTGCGAACGGCCTCCGACCCCTGGATGAGGAGCTGATCCGCATCGCTGACCGCTGCAAGCATCTCTCCGCCATCGGCCTGGGCGAGTGTGAGGTTTCCTGCAGCGCTTTCGTGGAGTTCGTGAAGATGTGCGGAGGACGACTCTCACAGCTCTCCATCATGGAGGAGGTTCTGATGCCGGATAACCAGTACGGGCTGGACGACATCCACTGGGAAGTGTCCAAACATCTGGGCCGGGTCTGGTTCCCCGACATGATGCCCACCTGGTAG